The following nucleotide sequence is from uncultured Draconibacterium sp..
ATGCGAGCAATTGTTGTACTGGCAGTGCTCTGAAAATTTGAATATCTCAACAAAATAGTGCGAAATCTCCCAAGGTTCCATTTCCAAAACACCAAAGGCTTTAATTCCCGGGGTATCGATAATATACCCGCCAAAATTCAGCTTAAATAACTGAGAATAGGTTGTGGTGTGTTTTCCGGTTTTGTGTGAATCGGAAATCTCCATGGTCTTCAAATTCAAACCCGGCTGAATAAGGTTAATCAGTGTTGATTTTCCAACGCCGCTGTGCCCGTTAATTACGTTGGTTTTGTCTTTTAAAGCTTCTTTAAACTCATCGATTCCGGTTCCTTCTTTAGCCGATGTTTTAAGGCATTTGTAGCCGATATTTCGATAGATCTGCATCAACAGGTCCATCTCTTCCGTTTCGTCTTCGTTATAACGGTCAGCTTTGTTAAAAACAATCATGACCGGAATACGATATGCTTCGGCCGATGCCAGGTAACGATCGATAAACGTGGTTGTAGTAACAGGGTATTGCATGGTTACAACCAATACTGCCTGGTCGATATTAGCAGCAATAATATGTGCCTGTTTCGAAAGATTAATAGAACGGCGAATAATGTAGTTTTTGCGTTCGTGGATTTTGGTAATCATACCAACCTGTGCGATATTTTCGTCGGCAGACACGTTTTGGAGCGTAAATCCCACACGATCGCCCACGGCAACGGGGTTCGTATTCCTAATTCCTTTAATGCGAAATTTGCCCTTTATTTTGCATTCGTAGGTATTTCCGTTTTCATCTTCCACGGTGTGCCAGCTGCCGGTCGATTTTATTACTAATCCTTCTTTCAAACTCTTTAATTTTCTGCAAAGGTAGTTTTTCTGCTGTTTATCAGGAAATTTAGTGCTGAGCAAGCTTTTTTTTCACGTGGAACATCGGTGGAACATATAAAAAAGCACCAAGTTTGTATGGTGAAATTTGGTGCTTTTTGTTCTGAAGAATAGTGATAACTTCAATTAAGCGAGGTTAGCACTAGCTATATTATTCCCAATCTAGAATAATTTTACCACAATCGCCTGCTTCCATAATTTCAAATGCTTTCTGATAATCATCGGCCTTAAAACGGTGTGTAATAATAGGTGAAATATCAAGGCCGGTGGTAAGCATCATCTCCA
It contains:
- the rsgA gene encoding ribosome small subunit-dependent GTPase A codes for the protein MKEGLVIKSTGSWHTVEDENGNTYECKIKGKFRIKGIRNTNPVAVGDRVGFTLQNVSADENIAQVGMITKIHERKNYIIRRSINLSKQAHIIAANIDQAVLVVTMQYPVTTTTFIDRYLASAEAYRIPVMIVFNKADRYNEDETEEMDLLMQIYRNIGYKCLKTSAKEGTGIDEFKEALKDKTNVINGHSGVGKSTLINLIQPGLNLKTMEISDSHKTGKHTTTYSQLFKLNFGGYIIDTPGIKAFGVLEMEPWEISHYFVEIFKFSEHCQYNNCSHTHEPGCAVKEAVENYQIAPSRFRSYLGLLEPDDKHRPAF